A single genomic interval of Flavihumibacter rivuli harbors:
- a CDS encoding YciI family protein translates to MKSLLIVAAAALLYSLPSYAQDGSAKKPPMNIRQYWFVMLVKGPNRNQDSATAAKIQAGHMSNMDKLYFEGKLKVAGPFGESGDWQGLFIFDCPTKQEVEQLLQTDPAISSGRLNYIIKSWWTEPSGSFTPGIPKKDKG, encoded by the coding sequence ATGAAAAGCTTATTAATTGTAGCTGCCGCTGCATTGCTGTATTCCCTCCCCTCGTATGCACAAGATGGCTCTGCTAAAAAGCCACCCATGAACATCAGGCAATACTGGTTTGTGATGCTGGTCAAAGGCCCCAACCGCAACCAGGACTCTGCCACTGCAGCAAAGATCCAGGCCGGCCATATGTCCAATATGGACAAGCTCTATTTTGAAGGCAAACTAAAAGTGGCTGGTCCATTTGGGGAATCGGGTGACTGGCAGGGTCTGTTCATCTTTGATTGTCCGACCAAACAGGAGGTTGAGCAGCTACTCCAAACAGATCCGGCCATCAGTTCCGGCAGACTGAACTACATTATTAAAAGCTGGTGGACCGAACCCAGTGGAAGTTTCACCCCGGGTATCCCCAAAAAAGACAAGGGCTGA
- a CDS encoding acyl-CoA dehydrogenase family protein, producing MAQDLFQSPDYFNLDELLTEEHLMIRDAVRNYVKQEISPIIESYAQKAEFPQHIVKQLGDLGCFGPTVPAEYGGGGLDYISYGLMMQELERGDSGVRSTASVQGSLVMFPIYEFGSEDQRRKYLPKLASGEWLGCFGLTEPNHGSNPAGMLTNIKDAGDHVILNGAKMWISNAPYAQVAVVWARDEAGDIRGVIVERGMEGFSTPTTHNKWSLRASATGELVFDNVKVPKENILPNVKGLKGPLSCLTKARFGIAWGTIGAAMDCYDTALRYSKERIQFDKPIGAFQLQQKKLAEMITEITKAQLLNWRVAVLMNEGKATPQQVSMAKRNGCEVAANICRDARQMLGGMGITGEYPVMRHMMNLESVITYEGTHDIHLLITGMDITGFNAFK from the coding sequence ATGGCCCAGGACTTATTTCAATCGCCTGACTATTTTAATCTAGACGAACTACTCACTGAAGAGCACCTGATGATACGAGATGCGGTGCGTAACTATGTAAAGCAAGAGATCTCTCCGATCATTGAATCCTATGCACAGAAAGCCGAGTTTCCGCAACATATCGTAAAGCAACTGGGAGACCTGGGTTGCTTCGGACCAACTGTTCCGGCAGAATACGGGGGTGGCGGACTGGATTATATTTCCTACGGTTTAATGATGCAGGAATTAGAGCGTGGGGATAGTGGCGTTCGATCTACCGCTTCGGTACAGGGTTCGCTGGTAATGTTCCCCATCTATGAATTTGGAAGTGAAGACCAGCGCAGGAAATATTTGCCTAAACTGGCAAGTGGCGAATGGTTGGGATGTTTTGGCCTTACAGAGCCCAACCATGGAAGTAATCCAGCCGGCATGCTAACCAATATCAAGGATGCGGGTGATCATGTGATATTGAATGGAGCAAAAATGTGGATCAGTAATGCCCCTTATGCACAGGTCGCTGTAGTATGGGCCAGGGATGAGGCAGGTGATATCAGGGGGGTGATCGTTGAAAGGGGCATGGAAGGGTTTTCAACCCCAACTACCCATAATAAATGGAGCCTGAGGGCATCGGCAACAGGTGAACTGGTGTTCGATAATGTGAAAGTGCCTAAAGAGAATATCCTGCCCAACGTTAAAGGTTTGAAAGGGCCATTAAGCTGCCTCACCAAGGCGAGGTTTGGTATTGCCTGGGGCACCATCGGGGCGGCAATGGATTGTTATGATACAGCCCTTCGTTATTCAAAGGAAAGGATCCAGTTCGATAAGCCGATCGGCGCTTTCCAGTTGCAACAAAAGAAGCTTGCTGAAATGATCACGGAGATCACCAAGGCGCAACTGCTGAACTGGAGGGTAGCCGTTTTGATGAACGAAGGAAAAGCAACGCCACAGCAGGTGAGTATGGCGAAACGAAATGGATGTGAGGTGGCCGCCAATATATGTCGTGATGCACGACAGATGCTGGGTGGCATGGGCATTACAGGCGAATATCCTGTGATGCGCCATATGATGAACCTGGAAAGTGTGATCACTTATGAAGGAACCCATGATATCCACCTGTTGATCACTGGTATGGATATCACCGGCTTCAATGCCTTCAAATAA
- a CDS encoding shikimate kinase, which produces MRIYLIGFMGSGKSHWGTRLAERLGVPFFDLDDVIVRQEGKAITEIFAENGEEYFRLLEKNVLESLSEVNEEVIISCGGGTPCFYGNIDYMREKGKVVWLNTDSNTLVARLLKEKMKRPLLRQIPDEELKAFIVKKLHDRKLYYEQAHITVPEDQLNLEQLIEAINHA; this is translated from the coding sequence ATGAGGATATACCTGATCGGATTTATGGGGAGTGGAAAGTCGCATTGGGGGACACGTTTGGCAGAGCGGCTGGGTGTGCCTTTTTTTGACCTCGACGATGTGATCGTCAGGCAGGAGGGTAAAGCCATAACCGAAATATTTGCTGAAAATGGCGAAGAATATTTCAGGTTGTTGGAGAAGAATGTACTTGAGTCCTTAAGTGAGGTCAATGAAGAGGTGATCATCTCCTGCGGAGGGGGAACACCGTGTTTTTATGGCAATATTGATTACATGAGGGAGAAGGGTAAGGTGGTATGGCTGAATACTGATTCCAACACCCTGGTGGCGCGCCTGCTGAAGGAAAAAATGAAGCGTCCCCTGTTGCGCCAGATACCTGATGAAGAGCTTAAGGCATTCATTGTTAAAAAACTCCACGACAGGAAATTGTATTATGAACAGGCACATATTACGGTGCCTGAGGATCAACTGAATCTTGAACAATTAATTGAGGCGATCAATCATGCATAA
- a CDS encoding DUF423 domain-containing protein, which produces MTASLLGALAVILGAFGAHGLKKLVPPETVTTFETGVRYHFYHVFALLAVGVLYQYFPNAQMVWAGRLFMIGIALFSGSLYLLTMLKATNTVGLSGIGIITPIGGLFLVAGWLFLFLSLLKK; this is translated from the coding sequence ATGACGGCCTCCCTCCTGGGGGCCCTTGCTGTTATCCTTGGCGCATTTGGGGCACATGGACTGAAGAAACTGGTGCCACCTGAAACAGTGACGACTTTTGAAACCGGTGTGCGCTATCATTTCTATCATGTCTTTGCATTGCTTGCTGTAGGCGTGCTCTACCAATACTTCCCCAATGCACAGATGGTTTGGGCAGGAAGGCTGTTCATGATCGGTATAGCACTGTTTTCGGGTTCTTTATACTTGCTCACCATGCTGAAAGCTACCAATACGGTTGGACTGTCTGGTATTGGCATTATCACACCTATCGGCGGATTGTTCCTGGTAGCCGGATGGTTGTTCCTTTTCCTAAGCCTGCTGAAGAAATGA
- a CDS encoding diphthine--ammonia ligase: protein MKGKIACSWSGGKDSCFALMKAMEAGYEPVVLVNMMNETGQRSRSHGLPQTILSRQAAALGIPLITRNASWADYQALFVDALKEAKESFGAEKVVFGDIDLQEHRDWEEMVCAAAGLNAMLPLWQKDRLLLVRQMLAGGIQTIIVSCNEQMGSPYLGKVLDLALVEELAAQGVDPCGENGEFHTMVIDTPIFKNRIGFSAGAPVAHGNYWFLDGLG from the coding sequence ATGAAGGGTAAGATAGCCTGCTCATGGAGTGGTGGCAAGGATAGCTGTTTTGCCCTGATGAAAGCAATGGAAGCCGGTTATGAACCTGTGGTCCTGGTCAATATGATGAATGAAACCGGTCAAAGGTCCAGGTCTCACGGTCTTCCCCAAACGATTTTATCCAGGCAGGCGGCTGCCCTTGGGATCCCTTTAATTACACGAAATGCATCATGGGCAGACTACCAAGCACTTTTTGTGGATGCCTTGAAAGAGGCAAAGGAATCATTCGGTGCTGAGAAAGTGGTTTTTGGGGATATAGATTTGCAGGAACACCGGGATTGGGAAGAAATGGTTTGCGCGGCAGCAGGATTGAATGCAATGTTACCATTGTGGCAAAAGGACAGGTTATTATTGGTCAGGCAGATGCTTGCCGGCGGAATTCAAACAATCATAGTTTCCTGCAATGAACAAATGGGGTCGCCCTACCTGGGAAAGGTGCTGGATCTTGCGCTGGTAGAGGAATTAGCGGCTCAGGGTGTCGATCCTTGTGGGGAGAATGGAGAATTCCATACCATGGTAATTGATACTCCGATCTTCAAGAATAGGATCGGTTTTTCTGCAGGAGCTCCTGTTGCCCATGGGAACTATTGGTTCCTGGATGGATTAGGCTAA
- a CDS encoding sensor histidine kinase, whose amino-acid sequence MRRNFNLACLFFHLLAITAFWLLPSPKLWAQPGLDTIKLSQIKLSEKITEKTGLFIDTANQVEEEHLHSLPALRPIPVSLTRKLDPKYVSKDCFLQFTVENDTDSAITTYFLPGFYFNTINLFKFNPVKERFELVSGTTSNRDVHSNVVKKLELKAGETATYITELEFIKTTTNTLNPTLSRDFYLNALLEDLQNERKLNSIITYLICGLLLMMIFYSLAAFYANQNLDFLYYTGYASLLGIMFFLKAYLYHRPTLANFFFESYFDFILQCSGTLFYFMFLRKFTNATRDFSILNKVLLICQVLTVIAMILFTYFNFFSANFQFQNMVENDTKYLWSASTVFFIVYSIIKRSPTLRYLAIGHSFLFLGGLLSLYLINSTQRFRPDLTSLINDSLFWYEMGIVFELIFFLIALSIKNKTDITASVRERERLILEKEKTAMETKMEILAAKQDERNRISADMHDELGSGVTAIRLMSELAKAKLKENTVPEIEKISNSANELITKMNTIIWTMKSSNDTVDNLIAYTRSYALEFLDNTDIKCDFEYPETIPTIELSGEKRRNIFLCIKESLNNIVKHSGATHVTISFHIRQDMEISIHDNGVGLNKDTIRDFSNGLSNMKKRMEDINGSFSIRNYKGTVVTLTVPLA is encoded by the coding sequence ATGCGCCGTAATTTCAACCTTGCCTGCCTGTTTTTCCACCTATTGGCCATAACGGCATTTTGGCTGCTGCCTTCACCAAAACTTTGGGCACAGCCCGGACTTGATACCATTAAACTCAGCCAAATAAAGTTGTCTGAAAAAATCACGGAAAAGACAGGCTTATTCATAGATACGGCCAACCAGGTAGAGGAAGAACACCTGCACAGCCTTCCCGCATTAAGGCCGATCCCGGTTTCCCTTACCCGGAAACTGGACCCCAAATACGTAAGCAAGGATTGCTTCCTCCAGTTCACGGTAGAGAACGACACAGACTCCGCCATCACCACATACTTCTTACCTGGTTTTTATTTCAACACTATTAACCTTTTCAAATTCAACCCCGTTAAAGAACGGTTTGAGCTGGTATCAGGGACAACTTCCAACAGGGATGTACACTCAAATGTGGTCAAAAAACTTGAGTTAAAGGCAGGCGAAACTGCAACCTATATCACAGAACTGGAATTTATCAAAACCACGACCAATACCCTCAACCCTACATTGTCCAGGGATTTTTACCTCAACGCCTTACTGGAGGATTTGCAAAATGAAAGGAAGCTGAACTCGATCATCACCTACCTGATCTGCGGGCTGTTGCTCATGATGATCTTCTATTCCCTGGCAGCCTTTTATGCCAACCAAAACCTCGACTTCCTCTATTACACAGGTTATGCTTCCCTGCTCGGTATTATGTTCTTTTTGAAGGCCTATCTCTACCATAGGCCAACCCTGGCAAATTTCTTCTTTGAAAGCTATTTTGATTTTATCCTGCAATGTTCCGGGACCCTCTTCTACTTTATGTTCTTAAGGAAGTTTACCAATGCCACCAGGGATTTTAGCATCCTGAATAAAGTATTGCTGATCTGCCAGGTCCTAACCGTCATTGCCATGATCCTTTTCACCTATTTCAACTTTTTTTCAGCCAATTTCCAGTTCCAGAACATGGTGGAAAACGACACCAAATACCTTTGGTCAGCCAGCACGGTATTTTTCATTGTGTACTCTATTATCAAACGAAGCCCAACCTTGCGTTACCTGGCTATTGGCCATAGTTTCCTATTCCTGGGAGGCCTGCTTTCCCTTTACCTGATCAACTCTACCCAGCGGTTCCGTCCCGACCTCACCTCCCTGATCAATGATTCCCTTTTCTGGTATGAGATGGGGATCGTTTTTGAGCTGATCTTCTTCCTGATTGCACTTTCCATCAAAAACAAGACAGATATCACCGCAAGTGTTCGGGAACGCGAACGCCTGATACTTGAGAAGGAAAAGACAGCCATGGAAACAAAAATGGAGATCCTGGCAGCCAAACAGGATGAAAGGAACAGGATCTCTGCCGATATGCATGATGAACTTGGTTCGGGTGTTACTGCCATCAGGCTTATGAGCGAACTGGCAAAGGCCAAACTAAAGGAGAATACAGTTCCTGAAATTGAAAAGATCTCCAACTCTGCCAATGAGCTCATCACCAAGATGAACACCATCATCTGGACCATGAAAAGCTCAAATGATACGGTTGATAACCTGATCGCTTATACAAGGTCCTATGCCCTTGAATTCCTGGACAACACGGACATCAAATGCGATTTTGAATACCCGGAAACCATCCCTACGATTGAACTGAGCGGGGAGAAAAGGAGGAATATCTTCCTGTGCATAAAAGAATCCCTGAATAACATTGTTAAACACTCCGGCGCCACTCATGTGACCATCAGTTTCCACATCCGGCAGGATATGGAGATCAGTATCCATGACAATGGCGTTGGCCTGAACAAGGACACTATCAGGGATTTCAGTAACGGACTTTCCAATATGAAAAAACGGATGGAAGACATCAATGGCTCCTTTTCCATCAGGAACTACAAGGGAACTGTGGTCACCCTGACTGTCCCTTTAGCCTAA
- a CDS encoding FtsK/SpoIIIE family DNA translocase, with the protein MANKLKSRKKPAADPDQLQPEKEETVEVKSLVKDERTHKIAGALLLLLSVFLFIAFTSYLFTWEEDQDKVFRGTGDFLFGEDIRVANLLGRLGAWVSHFFFYKAFGLASYFLCSFFFVAGVNFLFERKVFKLSRNIRYVMVGLIYFSVALAFVFGESGFPWGGGFGNVVSNWLSRFLGSVGTAALIMVGGLAYFIWRFNPVFKVPQLPKREKQAEVEAESEEQEEPDEKEGAKLFVEEPVKKNGLKKEGGVVVLPPQPRTPEPEFQVVEKEVEAHEEPTLLIEEEMEEEEEQEVVNVLPPREQTAPVMATVVATPPPSQPTVPVVPPSDIELEIKVVEEPSDTGEEGGALEELPPYEPTLDLRDYKYPGLNLLETHGSEKIVQDPAELEANKNQIINTLKNYDIQIQKISATVGPTVTLYEIVPAAGVRISRIKNLEDDIALSLAALGIRIIAPIPGKGTIGIEVPNVKKTVVSMKTLLSSEKFQHSNYSLPIAVGKKIDNENFIVDLAAMPHLLMAGATGQGKSVGLNAILVSLLYKKHPSQLKFVLVDPKKVELSLYRTIERHFLAKLPGEEEAIITDTKKVINTLNALCIEMDNRYDLLKEAGTRNIKEYNEKFIRRKLNPQKGHQYLPFIVLVIDEFADLIMTAGKEVEMPIARLAQLARAVGIHLIIATQRPSVNIITGTIKANFPARIAFKVSSKIDSRTILDAGGAEQLIGKGDMLISYNGELTRLQCAFVDTPEVEAVTDFIGDQRGYPQAFLLPEYVDEKDLEGKDFDLINDRDPLFEEAARVIVQNQVGSTSLLQRRMKLGYNRAGRLMDQLEAAGVVGPNLGSKAREVLMKTEAELESYLSGLA; encoded by the coding sequence ATGGCAAATAAGCTGAAATCCAGGAAAAAACCAGCTGCTGATCCGGACCAGTTGCAACCCGAGAAAGAGGAGACCGTGGAGGTAAAGTCACTGGTCAAGGATGAGCGTACCCATAAGATCGCTGGTGCATTGTTGTTGCTGCTTTCTGTTTTCCTTTTCATAGCCTTCACTTCATACCTTTTTACCTGGGAAGAAGACCAGGACAAGGTTTTCAGGGGAACAGGGGATTTCCTGTTTGGGGAAGATATCAGGGTGGCCAACCTGCTGGGCAGGTTGGGAGCCTGGGTGTCGCATTTTTTCTTCTACAAGGCATTTGGGCTGGCCTCTTATTTCCTCTGCAGTTTCTTTTTTGTGGCAGGGGTAAATTTCCTGTTCGAACGTAAGGTCTTCAAGTTGTCGAGGAATATCCGCTACGTGATGGTAGGTTTGATCTATTTCAGTGTGGCCCTGGCCTTTGTTTTTGGTGAGAGCGGTTTCCCATGGGGTGGCGGCTTCGGGAATGTGGTTAGTAATTGGTTGTCCCGGTTCCTGGGTTCAGTGGGAACTGCAGCCTTGATAATGGTTGGCGGCCTGGCTTATTTCATCTGGCGATTCAACCCGGTGTTCAAAGTACCGCAATTGCCCAAGCGTGAGAAACAGGCGGAGGTGGAAGCGGAAAGTGAAGAACAAGAAGAACCTGATGAAAAGGAGGGTGCTAAATTGTTTGTAGAAGAACCGGTTAAGAAGAATGGATTGAAAAAAGAAGGAGGCGTGGTTGTTCTTCCCCCGCAACCAAGGACTCCCGAGCCGGAGTTCCAGGTAGTGGAGAAGGAAGTAGAAGCCCATGAAGAACCAACCCTTTTAATAGAGGAGGAAATGGAAGAAGAAGAGGAGCAGGAAGTAGTGAATGTTCTTCCCCCAAGGGAGCAGACAGCGCCTGTAATGGCGACGGTTGTAGCAACACCTCCGCCTTCACAGCCCACTGTTCCTGTTGTCCCGCCAAGTGATATCGAACTTGAGATCAAAGTAGTGGAAGAACCGTCTGATACCGGGGAAGAAGGAGGTGCACTTGAGGAACTTCCACCCTACGAACCTACACTTGACCTGCGCGATTACAAATACCCGGGTTTGAATCTGCTGGAAACCCATGGCAGTGAAAAGATCGTCCAGGACCCTGCTGAACTGGAAGCCAACAAGAACCAGATCATCAATACCCTTAAGAATTACGATATCCAGATCCAGAAAATCAGTGCTACGGTTGGTCCTACTGTGACCCTTTATGAGATCGTGCCGGCTGCAGGGGTTAGGATATCCAGGATCAAGAACCTTGAGGATGATATTGCACTCAGCCTGGCGGCCCTGGGGATCAGGATCATTGCCCCCATCCCCGGTAAGGGTACCATTGGTATTGAAGTGCCCAATGTGAAGAAGACCGTGGTGAGTATGAAGACCCTCCTGAGTTCTGAGAAATTCCAGCACAGCAACTATAGCCTGCCCATTGCAGTTGGTAAGAAGATCGATAATGAGAATTTCATTGTAGACCTGGCAGCCATGCCCCACTTGCTAATGGCCGGTGCCACTGGTCAGGGTAAATCGGTTGGGTTGAATGCGATATTGGTATCCTTGCTGTACAAGAAGCATCCCTCCCAATTGAAGTTTGTGCTGGTAGATCCCAAGAAGGTGGAATTGAGTTTATACCGGACCATTGAAAGGCATTTCCTTGCAAAGCTCCCCGGCGAGGAAGAAGCGATCATCACCGATACCAAGAAAGTGATCAATACACTGAATGCATTGTGTATTGAAATGGATAACCGTTATGACCTCCTGAAGGAAGCCGGTACAAGGAATATCAAGGAGTACAATGAAAAGTTCATCAGGAGGAAATTGAATCCCCAGAAGGGACACCAATACCTTCCGTTTATTGTATTGGTGATTGATGAGTTTGCCGACCTGATCATGACCGCCGGCAAGGAAGTGGAGATGCCGATCGCCCGACTTGCCCAGTTGGCACGTGCCGTGGGAATTCACCTGATCATTGCTACCCAGAGGCCTTCTGTAAACATTATTACCGGTACCATTAAGGCCAACTTCCCAGCCAGGATAGCATTCAAGGTCTCTTCCAAGATCGATTCCAGGACCATTCTCGATGCCGGTGGAGCGGAACAGCTGATCGGTAAGGGTGACATGCTGATCTCTTATAATGGGGAGCTGACCCGCTTACAGTGTGCATTTGTGGATACGCCGGAGGTTGAGGCAGTTACGGACTTCATTGGTGACCAGCGCGGGTATCCACAGGCCTTCCTCCTGCCAGAATATGTAGATGAGAAGGATTTGGAGGGGAAGGATTTTGACCTGATCAATGACCGGGATCCTCTCTTTGAAGAAGCAGCGCGCGTTATTGTGCAGAACCAGGTTGGCTCAACTTCCTTATTACAAAGAAGGATGAAACTCGGATACAATAGGGCCGGAAGGTTGATGGACCAACTGGAAGCGGCAGGAGTGGTAGGTCCCAACCTGGGCAGTAAGGCCAGGGAGGTGTTGATGAAAACGGAAGCGGAACTGGAAAGCTATCTTTCCGGGCTAGCTTAG
- a CDS encoding LolA family protein, with amino-acid sequence MKKTLGILALVAGSLMAGSVSAQSDPAAKAVLDGVSAKFKTFSAVQSSFTLQVEDGKGKVQGVKKGTVYMKGTKYRVSITGQEIFCDGKNIWTYDKAANEVTITKFDPSQNTITPQKLFTNFYDKDFLYKLNGEKKVAGKVIQEIEMTPIDKSKAFHKVYVYVDKASKTIYSTKVLEKNGNKYTYTVNSLNGKAQVADSQFVFDKKKYPGVEEVDLR; translated from the coding sequence ATGAAGAAAACTTTAGGCATTCTGGCATTAGTAGCAGGCTCATTAATGGCCGGTTCAGTTAGCGCACAAAGTGATCCCGCGGCCAAGGCTGTGCTGGATGGTGTTAGTGCCAAATTCAAGACCTTTTCTGCCGTTCAGTCCAGCTTTACCCTGCAGGTTGAAGATGGCAAGGGTAAGGTACAAGGGGTTAAGAAGGGAACGGTGTATATGAAAGGCACCAAATACAGGGTGTCCATTACAGGCCAGGAGATCTTTTGTGACGGGAAGAATATCTGGACTTATGATAAGGCAGCCAATGAAGTGACCATTACCAAGTTCGACCCCAGCCAGAACACCATTACCCCCCAAAAGCTATTCACGAACTTCTACGATAAGGACTTCCTGTATAAGTTAAACGGCGAAAAGAAAGTGGCGGGCAAGGTGATCCAGGAAATAGAGATGACCCCTATTGATAAGTCCAAGGCTTTCCATAAGGTATATGTATACGTGGATAAGGCATCAAAGACCATTTACAGTACCAAGGTGCTTGAAAAGAATGGTAATAAGTACACCTATACTGTTAACAGCCTGAACGGTAAGGCGCAGGTAGCCGATAGCCAGTTTGTGTTCGATAAGAAAAAGTACCCTGGTGTGGAGGAAGTGGACCTTCGGTAA
- a CDS encoding AraC family transcriptional regulator — MFNFEYQSYNYNEIAKELARALHVKLENNRVNFPEDTASGYMQFIDLPNNLQASISNYTINDNFYYKRKRIPEEYYVLRYEDIKITDELTLKIDGEELKTRNEYHAGVYLTTTLFDVSYLAKKGSSFKGINIIFNKEWMANHLGIADPEEVLSTYLSLRTGSYTIEPIDNEYRRYFNDILHSDNQGPLWIATVQNRIMLLIERFFSRLYEKSKTLMAGPKISKHDVHQLMHVESLLTRDIHSRPPTIDQLAQEAAMSSAKLKKLFKEVYGTSIYAYYQRQRMSVAREMLLSGEFTVKEVGLQLGYSNLSNFAAAFKKEFNILPSEIRA, encoded by the coding sequence GTGTTTAATTTCGAATACCAGTCTTATAACTACAACGAAATAGCCAAAGAATTAGCCCGGGCACTGCATGTCAAATTGGAGAACAATAGGGTGAACTTCCCCGAGGATACTGCAAGCGGCTACATGCAATTCATTGACCTCCCCAATAACCTGCAGGCCAGTATTTCAAATTATACCATCAACGATAATTTCTATTACAAAAGGAAAAGGATACCTGAAGAGTATTATGTACTCAGGTATGAAGACATCAAGATCACTGACGAGCTCACCCTTAAGATCGATGGGGAGGAACTTAAGACCAGGAATGAATACCACGCTGGTGTTTACCTGACCACAACGCTTTTCGATGTTTCGTACCTGGCCAAGAAAGGATCTTCTTTCAAAGGCATCAATATCATCTTCAATAAAGAATGGATGGCCAACCATCTAGGCATTGCCGACCCTGAAGAAGTATTATCCACCTACCTGAGCCTGAGGACAGGAAGCTATACCATTGAACCGATAGATAATGAGTACAGGCGTTATTTCAATGACATCCTGCACTCCGACAACCAGGGGCCACTCTGGATCGCCACTGTCCAAAACAGGATCATGCTCCTGATCGAACGCTTCTTCAGCAGGCTCTATGAAAAAAGCAAGACCCTTATGGCCGGCCCCAAAATCTCGAAGCATGATGTCCACCAATTGATGCATGTGGAATCATTGCTAACCCGCGATATCCACTCCCGTCCTCCTACCATAGACCAACTGGCGCAGGAAGCAGCTATGAGTTCTGCCAAACTTAAAAAGCTATTCAAGGAAGTATATGGCACCAGCATCTATGCCTATTACCAGCGTCAACGCATGAGTGTTGCCAGGGAAATGTTGCTGAGCGGAGAATTCACGGTCAAGGAAGTTGGCCTTCAGTTGGGTTATTCCAACCTCAGCAATTTTGCGGCTGCTTTCAAGAAGGAATTCAACATCCTTCCCAGTGAGATCAGGGCATAA
- a CDS encoding UbiX family flavin prenyltransferase, whose amino-acid sequence MQKIVVAVTGASGSIYAQVLLKKLVAIRDQWQELAVVMTDNAQDVWETELGNKDYQQLEAVKFYDKNDFFAPFASGSGQFNTMIIVPCSMGTLGRIAGGISNDLITRAADVILKERRKLICVIRDTPYNLMHIRNMETVTLAGGIICPASPSFYSNPKNFEELASTVVDRVIDLAGLRISTYRWGSNEQI is encoded by the coding sequence ATGCAGAAGATTGTAGTTGCGGTAACCGGCGCAAGCGGCTCCATTTATGCCCAGGTACTCCTGAAAAAATTAGTAGCCATCAGGGACCAATGGCAGGAGTTAGCAGTGGTAATGACAGACAATGCGCAGGACGTGTGGGAAACGGAGTTGGGAAACAAGGATTACCAGCAGCTCGAAGCTGTAAAATTTTATGACAAAAATGACTTTTTCGCCCCCTTTGCCTCCGGGTCAGGGCAGTTCAACACCATGATCATTGTTCCCTGCTCTATGGGCACACTTGGCCGCATTGCCGGTGGCATTTCAAATGACCTCATCACAAGGGCTGCTGATGTTATCCTGAAAGAAAGAAGGAAGCTTATTTGCGTGATCAGGGACACCCCTTATAACCTGATGCATATCCGCAATATGGAAACCGTGACCCTTGCAGGCGGCATAATCTGTCCTGCTTCCCCATCCTTCTACAGCAACCCGAAAAATTTTGAGGAACTCGCTTCAACTGTTGTGGACAGGGTAATAGACCTTGCCGGCCTCAGGATCAGCACGTATAGATGGGGCAGCAATGAGCAAATTTGA
- a CDS encoding thioredoxin family protein: MLRFTTITLLIASLFFTCAQKPTEKGIRWMTLGEVETVWNANPRPVLIDLYTDWCGWCKVMDKRTYANGKVAAYLQDKFYPIKLNAETRDAVKWMGKEYAFNKGYNTNEIALYLTRGQLSYPTTVIIPAPGEEPQAIPGFLNPSEIEPILKYFGEGAYKTMAFPDYHKKFKGAW; the protein is encoded by the coding sequence ATGCTTCGGTTTACCACCATCACCCTATTAATAGCCTCATTGTTCTTTACCTGTGCCCAGAAACCAACGGAGAAGGGTATACGCTGGATGACCCTGGGGGAGGTGGAGACTGTTTGGAATGCCAATCCAAGGCCAGTGTTGATCGATTTGTATACGGACTGGTGCGGCTGGTGCAAGGTAATGGATAAAAGAACCTATGCCAATGGAAAGGTTGCTGCCTACCTGCAGGATAAGTTTTATCCAATCAAGCTGAATGCCGAGACCAGGGATGCTGTTAAATGGATGGGGAAAGAGTATGCATTCAATAAAGGCTATAATACGAATGAAATAGCCCTTTACCTTACCAGGGGACAGTTGTCCTATCCGACCACGGTAATTATCCCAGCTCCCGGGGAAGAACCACAGGCTATTCCCGGCTTCCTGAATCCCAGTGAAATAGAACCGATCCTCAAATATTTTGGTGAAGGGGCGTACAAAACCATGGCCTTCCCGGACTACCATAAGAAGTTCAAAGGAGCGTGGTAA